From the Aedes albopictus strain Foshan unplaced genomic scaffold, AalbF5 HiC_scaffold_535, whole genome shotgun sequence genome, the window gtcaactatgtgaTTCTGGGCAGTACAATAGAAGGAGAAGAAAAAGCCACTGTCGAACAATTCACAGTTCCTTAAGCCTTATCGGGGGCTACTGTACATATATAGCAGTGCTAACTAGACCCCTAAGTATTTCGTTACTTTCCCAGAAATCTAATTCCCCGAGACAACAAGACTGGAATGAAGCAAAAAAGGTTTTTCGATATCTATATATGCAGAATACAGCTGGAGCTAGGAACATTCGATTTTTCACCATCCAATTACACATCCAACTCTAACATTTTTTGTTAACTCGCGCTAAAAACAAAACCATTTGTTAAATAAGTATCCAGCATAACTTGTTACAGAATTTAGAAAGCTGAGTTGAATGTTTCACTTATGAGTATACCGAACAATATCACTTTTATTTACGCACCGTGCTCAAGGCATTGATTATACTTGCACTTTGTCTCACGTTAAAATTAAGTAGCAAACATTTTTCTTCGATTTACTCCTATCGTTATTATCGCATTTAAGGGTAAGACCTGTTTATTTCTGAAGTGTAACCTACTGATAACGATCTTCAGGCGGTTAAATAATCTACCTACGTTTGAAACAGACCCACTATGGACTACCAACATATGTGAGAAGCCATTACCTGTGGATTATTCTATAGAAAGCATTCGCCGAACACAAACGCATCAGCAGCAAAAGCAACTGAATTAAACACCACCGACCAATGTTTGATTTATTATCGTCCCGCACCGAGAAAAGCGATAAGCACACGCGTTCGCATTCAGAAACCGCTTATCATCATCGACGATGGCGCGCACGGTGTTTATCAACACAGCAGTCCATGCCTCTATGCCTTAGAATAAAAATCACCACTTTGCGTCATTTCTCCTCGGCTTAGGTGGAAAACAAGAGCCTACTGGGTCTACTGGATTGAGATTTCATATGGCAATGGTTGATTTGCACTGGTTAATGCGTAGCCATGGGCTACTATGTCGACGTACTGAACACAAGCACAACACTTATTAGAAAAATGACATACTCATTAACGACACAATCGAAGCAACGTAAGTGGCGTCGCATTCGGTTTAATTATTCATCGTGTGGCTTAATGTGCGAGTCTGCTGATGAGGAGTGCTGATATTTTAATGTCCCGACAAATTTTACGGCGTTCACTCAGCAGTTTTGTACAACTCCAAGGACAAGTCGTTCAGTTACATTTTGATTATACAAAAACAATTTGCATTTCTTATTTCCTAGGTTGATGTGCCTATTCAGCACGGTTCCCATAAGGTATCTATCGACACGGTTCTTGACTTGAATCAAAGCAACATTACTTACGTGATCGTATACGATGGCTGCACGATTGAAAAATATTACGTGAAAGATAGGTATTCGTCCGTCCGTTCGTTTGTCCACTACAGTACAAGTTGCAGCTGCTGCAGGTTACAGCTGAGATGTAATCGATTGCTCCTACTCCTATTCCTTGAGTTGGGTTACTTGGATGACGGCTTCGTTTCGAATGCTTCTCTGGAACAGCTCGTGCGGAATGTCCCACAATCAGGCCATTATCTAGTGCTGCTCACTAAATCGCAGTAATCGACACCGTTTTTTACgaacacaaaatcacaaacaccttTGATTGATATCACTGATTAGCAGGCTCTTTAAATTTGTTGTGGCAAAAAATGAAGGAAAACAGCATCAAAGTAGCAGACGCGCCACCATAAGGATCCCAGTTAAAATCGTCTTCCGCATTAATCAGCACTCACTATCGGTTCTCTTGAGCTCTTTTAGGACTCTAAGCAACTGCGATTACTACGACGACGGATGGAGAAAGAACTACTTCCTGATACGAGCAATTATTTTTCTTTGAACGGTGACGACTAGATCGACATTCGCGACagtgaaatgaaaatgaaaacaagcagccCTCCCCCTTCTCACAGCAGGCGCGTTGGGAGTGTGTTATGACATTTGGCTTTATATTTAGCTGTGTGCGTGAGAGCGCTGCTCTGAAAACATAAATTTTTATGCTGCTCAATTCGGCGAGGGGTCGCTGCATGCTTGATGAATATTTAAATAAATagaattggctttcaagggcagaacaaaacatactgttacccatctttgtttcggtagcgcaactaccgaactgatgatgtttacctttttttacatacccatcaacataatctgttgggggaattattttatttttcctacttacaacccacatccgacaatttttttaagtgggaatggtagaactttcaattccctcggtcgcacgtacattagttttgcattttgttccaccattcccgtgaaaaatgagatccggcttgtgcaagtgaggagttgaggttagaattgtaggatattctaggttagatttgctatccacttcgcctgaacgattttcagacccagaaatatcgtacttctaattagttttcactgccgtaaaaaatactgttatgctcagaataaacagttataccttcggatcacactcatttactcgtaaatctcaatctaactgtaaaaataatgaatttctttccaatgttttgataccccgaacgaatttgacaatgctttcgggaagcatcatcacgacgacgacaacactcccaagcggtcgaatcgtcgttttgggggcgaattgggttgtttagtgaaaaaaatattcctattttccatagcttaatcgaaagagctcattttactgagtataacgtgattttattagattccaatacctttgttttgatggtaaaattaacaaaagagtttcaattttcgtggacaaaatgacagttcaatcgataaaatgacagttcgacccgaacaaaaaattgtccccatacaaacttaaaattcattttaaaaatagtttagagactccaaaaattatgaaattttggatttcgactgatttttgggcggagaatccgattatgaaataatccggatacccctaaagaatccAATTGATTGCTGGGAGAATAAAATCAGCTTATTCAAGTTGAATGACACTTCGCTAACAGAGCAGCGGTTTGACACGACGGATAACAGCGGATAAATGCAGATTTGGAGCAAATCtgttgtgatggttaaagcacgtgactatcacgccgaggaccttggatcgaatcccactcccgacaaactcgcaaaatgtgagttcttccttcggaagggaagtaaagcgtgggtcccgggatgaactagccaagcgctaaaaatctcgttaatatagataaacaaaaaaatgcatttttttccgATTAGCAAAGGAAGATCTTTTTCCCTGTTGGAGTCAACGTTTGAGAAACTTTAACATTAAATTTTGAGGTGTTCTAAGCGAGTTTCTaagcatgagttttttttttggtggcACAATCTTTGCGAACTGGAGCTTTTTTCTCGTCAAACGTTTCATGAGAATTTCATGTAGACTCATGTCATATGCATGCAGCAAATAAAAATACCCTTGTGCAGCGGCCTCGGCAGTGGCAATATTTATTGTTTCTCGATTGTATCATGTTTTCAGTATCACGGTATTACGTATTCATAAAGCAATTTTCTCGTCATTGCAGTACATTTAGGCAAGACAGTAGAATAGACAAACCATGCTCTTTAATTTCGAGTATGGCCATTTTAATATATTTCATTAAATATGTATGCCAATACAGGTCTATTGTTGTacctttttgaataaaaaataaagGTCGATCGACACTCAACTTCAGTCATGGCATACCAGTTCTACATATCGAAATTCTTACGATGGGTCATCAGCAAAAGCAGTCTCCATGGCGGATATCACATCACAGGACCAAGACACACCATATTCGAAAAGTATTTTCAAAATCCAAATGTCTTTCATGATTTACTCTACCGCAGTCTTCCATCGTTGCAGATACATGTGGGGTACCATTATCATCCTGGCCATCCTGTACTCGCTATATCTGATCACTCTGTTTTGGCTTCGTTACCTCACAAATCCAACCGTAATCTCGCTCGATCGCAACTACCACGAATGGAATACGACGTTTCCAAGTCTTACGGTCTGTTTCCACGATCGGTTGAATGTCACGGCGAGGGATAACGTAATCCGTAGAGTAAAACCAGCAAACCCGACAAAATTTGAGAAGTTTTTGaatattctggctgaaatagaTATAACCAACATCCAGCAACTGAAGGGTTATGATGAGTACAGTAGCTTGGATATCAATGCTATTCTGAACGAAATCGTCAACTATGTGGATGTACCTGTGGTGCTAAGTAACGATGAGGAAACCAATATGGTGCGAGTTATTACAGAACTCGGCATTTGCTATAGTTTCAATTCAGCTATCAATCAGTATTTATCGGTTAATAAGGACGAAAACTATATGGCTCGCCATTTGATTGAAATAAGCATAATGGAGAGAGATACCACGGCCTCCTTAAACAACCTAACGTCGAATGGAAATGTAATATTTGCACAAAATGATAATGGAAATTGATTGCTCAAACAAATCTTACTTTTACAGATCTTCTACCACGGTCCCTTTGAAGTGCCCACGTATCTGAGGCAACTTATCGTACCGTCTTCAGCGTCCACGTTTTTGCAAATGTCGTTCAAACCGGTGATCATAACGGCAGATACCACCATCGAAAATCTGTACGTCCAGCAACGGAACTGTCGATATCCTCATGAGTCAAATTTGAAGCTATTTCCAAAATTTTACTCCTACAGTTTGTGCTTGTTCGAGTGCAAATTAcagcaatttttggaaaaatgtggCTGTGTTCCTTTTCTGTATAATTTGGGAGGTGAGTAGAAAATGGGATGAATAACACTTTCACCGCTTATTATCTATCTTTTAGTTGGCATTCCAGTGTGTCGTTTGAAAAAATCTGACATGCATTTCAGATCACTTGGGTAAGGCATAACAGCTTTCTCTACAAACTATGTGAAGATgccattgagtttttttttgtcacaCTACAGTGAAAGTTCAACAGTCTGTTTCAACTTGCGGTTGTCTAAAGGATTGCAATTTGATAAATTTTACGCTCCAAAGCTACTTGATGATCGATTGGTTTAATAATCCGCTGATTAAATGGGACATGGTCACCTCAAAGGTGCGGTATAGTAGACGCATCATTTTCGATTTGGCGGATGCTATGGGTaagttaaattattattttttttttgagatattatACAATTGCATTTTTGTATTTCTAGTGTCTACCGGAGGTATTGCTGCACTGTTTTTTGGTGCAAGTTTTGTCACGGTTGTGGAAATTTCATTTCTCATAGTGAGAACAACTTTCTCTGGCCTCGGATTGAACCAATCGACACAATGGAAATGAACAAAACATTCGGTCTGCAGACGAGTTTATACTGAAACATACCTATTATGCATATCAATAAAAATCTCACCACCGTTTATCCCTAAAACATTGACAGACCTCAGTCAGCTTACAAAACTCAcgtatttattttttcaaagcCTGATGACCCATGCACAATTTTTATTTCTGACATATTTTATAGCCTTTTCATCACTGTGCGATGCTGTCGATTTTATGCTGCTGCTGCCAGCAAACTGCCAGCATATGTGGACGAATGTCAAGACGCAATTTCAAAAGCAAAACAAACCGCAGTTCCGTCGTCTTCCACGCAGTGCTGGATCGAAAGAAATTCAACGGTTATTCATACGCGAGTGTCTCGGAAAATAGTGATCTTCTCTCGGAAAGTCCGCGAAGTGCAATGTAAAGTGATTCGACGTGATTACGAAACGATGGCTAACGATAGTTTTGATTTTAACATAACGAAGTTCCTCGCGGAGCAGAAACAGTTGCTCGCCCTTGAGCGGGAACGATTCGCGGCGGAGAAGATCAAAATATTGGAACCGGACAGTGTGGGTTCGGCGCCGGGAGGAAGAGAACCAGCAGCAGTGGTGGTCAGTCCGGTGGGTAAGGTGCTGAAGAATAGTTTGAATTCCCAGCTGATAGTGGGGGATAATCGTCAACAGCATGGGAAGTTAATCAGAGGCGATCAGCAGAGTGATGTTGGTGGGAAGGGAGGGCGTAGTCCCGAAGATGGGGACAAGGAAAATCAGTCGAGCAATACGACGAGTCCAAGGCCAACGGCGGCTGAAGAGTGTCCTGTGGAAAAATTACTTAGGGGAAGTGGTGGTGATGATAGTTTGGAAGTGGCGGCAAATTGTGCCAAAGGATTTGGAAGGATACCTGAAGGAAGTACACCGACCAAACATGACGATGCGGTATCCTCGCCGATGCAACAGGTAGGATTTTTATGCTTTATTTCGTGTGTGGGTTTATTTTGCCGCGCGCCGACGCAGATCCTGGCGATTGATAAAATACGGATAAAATTAACATGCACTTCGGTAGATGATGGAAGGTCAACCCCGACTAAAACATTTTGAATTTCAAGGCAGTTTATATTTGAACTCAGGCTCAATTAATTTTAAGTGTTGTTTGGAAGATGATTATAATTGTCATGTTATTAAGGTACAATTGattatttattttatgttatGTCTGAACTCGAAAAACTTAAAGAATTTTTCTTGTAAAATGACTGAAACCCTGAGTAATCCTCGcaaaataaaatttggaaatatgatctggaggaattcagtttcgaggaaaaaaatccgggagaaatccaaATATGTAGAGAGaacctggaagaaatcattgaaagaattctgagagaaatttcaggaggaatcacgcAAAGAATTTCGGAACGATTTCTGGAAGGTttcgctggagaaatccctgaaagaatccataatgaatcccagcagaaatctctgaaagcattgcgggagcaatccatgaaagtatcttggactaatccctgaaaaataaatcaagtgatctctgggagaattccagagaacCGTATTCCTTCTCAGGAATATTCcgagaagaatccatgaaggattcctggagatattgTTAAAAAGATCTCAGAAAGATTCCCTGAAtgaatcctgggaaaaatcccCAAACAAAATCTCTGCATAACCAACAAATAAAGTCGTGAAGAATCAAAGaacaaatatctgaaagaacccaggaagaattcccggaaataattcagaaaaaaaaatcttggggctAGCCTTGGAagtaaaaatctcagaaggaatcattttgtatcctagaggaatcctcaaatGAATCCTGGACGAACCGCTGAATAAATCCCagaaaaatccccgaaagaatcattgaagaaatcgctgaaggagtcTAAAAAATAAATAGCCAGAATCGCGAAAAAATTCctgacgaattccggaaggaatccctgaagaaatctctggaggaattcctggagaaaccccggaaggagtctgaagaaatcccagccaaaaacattcaaagaaatcccgggaggaatccctgaaaaaaccctAATCGAATAATCGAAAGATTCtgaggaggaattctgagagaatactttgaaaaattcataaactAAACACGGGAAGAATCAATAGAGGAATTACggtagaaatttctcgaagaatttctgaatgtatcCACGAGGAGAATCTCCATGAGACTCCATGattaattttggagaaatcccaaaagaaaatccgtgaagaatcaatgaaaaaatacGCTAAGAACAAGAGCAGGAATACTCGAACAAAAAACTTGGTACTAATCCTGAAcaataaaatctcaaaaggaatcctttTGTATCGCCTAGATGAATCCCAGGAaagatcttcgaaagaattctggaagaaccattaaaggaatcccagtcagggtgtctactacctggaaaaccaGAATTTATTCCAGAGGATTTCCCGGTATTACTTCCAGAATCCCTCATAGGATTTTTCTCGGCATTCCTCCTGCGTTTTACGCCAATGTTCACAAGAGTTTCGTCAAGGATATATCCTGAGgtttctctttgaattcctcttgaagattttccgcgattccttccggtgttcctcttggaacATCCCCAGGAGATCTTCCTCGATTTTTTTCGCAGAGTCGCTGCAAGATTCTTATTCCTACAATTTCTaatagagatttttcaaggatttattaaggagttcctcccgagatttcttccgatatttctcctgtatttttttcaagaaatttccgtgagCTTTCTTGCAGAGATGCTCCCTTGATTTCTACTGGAGTGTCAACTGGGGTGTTTCCAAAAGTTTTGCGGGAGTTCTTTCGAAGTGTCACAAAAGATGTCGCTCTGGGTTTCTCTCgggacttctctcagaagctttctcCCGACGttggtcctgggatatctttcagagttttttttttctgaatgcaCCCTGGAATTGCACTTCTTCTCTTCTGGATTTGATTCCGGAGAGGCTTCTTGCATATCTGTAGGAGCTAGAGCCGATATTTCTCATTAagttcttctggggtttcttctggagcttttccTCATAATTGCTTATCGGACTTCTTGCAGTAATTCACCTGAGAGTTCTTTTACATCTTTTATC encodes:
- the LOC115258005 gene encoding LOW QUALITY PROTEIN: pickpocket protein 11-like (The sequence of the model RefSeq protein was modified relative to this genomic sequence to represent the inferred CDS: deleted 1 base in 1 codon); its protein translation is MAYQFYISKFLRWVISKSSLHGGYHITGPRHTIFEKYMWGTIIILAILYSLYLITLFWLRYLTNPTVISLDRNYHEWNTTFPSLTVCFHDRLNVTARDNVIRRVKPANPTKFEKFLNILAEIDITNIQQLKGYDEYSSLDINAILNEIVNYVDVPVVLSNDEETNMVRVITELGICYSFNSAINQYLSVNKDENYMARHLIEISIMERDTTASLNNLTSNGNIFYHGPFEVPTYLRQLIVPSSASTFLQMSFKPVIITADTTIENLYVQQRNCRYPHESNLKLFPKFYSYSLCLFECKLQQFLEKCGCVPFLYNLGVGIPVCRLKKLTCISDHLVKVQQSVSTCGCLKDCNLINFTLQSYLMIDWFNNPLIKWDMVTSKVRYSRRIIFDLADAMVSTGGIAALFFGASFVTVVEISFLIVRTTFSGLGLNQSTQWK